Genomic DNA from Haloplanus aerogenes:
CGCTCCGTCGGCGTCTCGCACCTCGATGGTGTCGCGGAACCACTCGATCAGGCGGTCGGCGGCCACCCTGTCGGTCGAGAGCGGGTCCTGCACGAAGAAAGGGGGTTCGCCCGCGCAGTCGTCGGCGACGGCGCCGAGGCCGACGGCCAGCGCTCGGCGGCGGTCCGCGGGTCGCAGGTCGGGGAGCAGGTTCGCCATCGCGCTCATGGTCGTCAGCCCGCTCCCCCACCCCATCCGCCGGTACTGGGTTCCGAAGGTGGCACCGGTCGTCAGCGGCACTGTCGGCTCGACGCCCGCGTCGTCGAGGCCGATGATGGCCTTGTCAATGACGAGGCGCAGCGACTCCTGCAGGCCGTGTTCGAGGCGCTCCCGCCAGTGCTCCTCGGGCGCCGTCTCCCGCTCCGGATCGGGGTCGACGTACACGTCGCCGTCGCGCACCTCGACCGGGAACGTCCGTACGTCGTCCGCGAAAGGGTCGAACGTGTCGCCGCCGGAGAGTTCGAACCGGGCGTGGTGCCACGGGCAGGTGAGGATGCCGTCGTCGACGGAGCCATCCGTGAGTGGAAAGCCCATGTGTGGGCAGCGGTTGTCGACGGCGTAGAACTCGCCCTCGTGGTGGAACAGGCCGAGCGTCCGGCCGCCGACGCTGACGACCTGCGGACTCGCCTCGCGGGCCTCGGCGGCGGACGCCACGCGCTCGAAACTGGGCATGGTGAACGGTAGCACGCCGAACGGAATAAGCGTGCGCTCAGGACGGGGATATATGCCCCGTCCGCCCGCACCACCGGTATGTCACGTGGAGTGGTGTTACCGCGCGGTGACGTGGCCGACGCCCGGGCCGTCGCCGTCCGGTGTGAGAACTTCGGGTACGACGCCTGCTGGACCGGCGAACTCTGGGGGCGGGACGCCTTCGTCGCGCTGACCGCCGTCGCGGACGCCGTCGAGCGGATCGACCTCGGCACCGCCATCGTCAACGTGTTCTCCCGCTCCCCGGCGACGCTCGCGGCGGCCGCGGCGACGCTCACGGAAGTCGCCCCGGCCGGCGTTCGCCTCGGCATCGGGCCGAGTACCGCGAAGGCCATCGAGGACCTGCACGGCCGCGACTACGACCGCCCCGTGCGCCGCCTCCACGAGACGGCGGAGTTGATCGCCGCGTTCACCCGCGGCGAGGGCCGCGTCGACTACGACGGCGAGACCGTCTCAGTCGCGGACTTCCCCGCCCTCGACGCCGACGTGCCGGTCTACACGGCGGCGCTCGGCCCGGCCGCCCGGCGCGCGACGGGGCGGGTCGCGGACGGGTGGCTCCCGCACAACGTCCCCTTCCCGGAGCTATCGAGCGCGTTCGAGACGGTGGCCGAGACGGCGCGCGAGAGCGACCGCGACCCTGACGATATCACCGTCGCGCCGTACGTCCCGGCGGCCGTCGCGGACGACCCCGACGAGGCCCGGGCGGCGATCCGTGGTCACCTCGCCTACTACGTCGGGAGCGGGGAGGGGTATCGTCGCGCCGTGGCGACGGCATTTCCCGACGAAGCCAACCGGATCGCCGAGGCGTGGGTGGACGGCGACCGCGACGCCGCCCGGGCGGCCGTTACCGAGGAGATGGTCGACGCGCTCGGCGTGGCTGGAACGCCCGAGGGGGCCCGGGAGCGATTCGCGGCAGTCGCGTCGCTCGACGTGGTAGATCACCCCATCGTCGTCGTGCCTGACGGCGCGGACGAGGCGACCGTCGGGCGGACGATCGAGGCACTCGCGCCGTGAGATGCCGGCGCCGCGTTCGGACGCCGATCAGGCCGGGTTCTTCCGCGACAGATCGCTCCCGCAGATGGGGCAGCGGTCGCGGTGTTCGTCGAACTCGCGGCCACAGCCCTGACACTGGAAGCGCCAGTCGCGCTGTTCCGTGATGCCGTCGCGTGCGATGGCTTCGACGACGACGCCCAGATGCTCGGCGACGTTCTGCATCGCGTAGTCGTCGGTGACGAGCGTCCCGTCGAGTTCGAACGCGGCGGCGATCAGGCGAACGTCGGTGTCGGAGAGTTCCTCTCCGTCACCCGTCTCGACGGCCGCGCGCTCGATGGTCTCGACGGTGTTGTCGGCGGGGATGTGGATGTGCATCCCGGCGCCCTCCATCGCGTCGAAGCGGTAGGCGCTCTCGTCTTCGAGTTCTTCCTCCACCGCGGGCACGGAGGCCATCTTGTCGGAGGTGTGGTACTCGTGGATGAACGCAGAAGAGTCGAGGACGTGCATCTACCGGTCGATAACGATGTAGTCTTTCACAGCCTGCACGTGGGAGACTGGGACGTGGAGTCGACCCTGTTCGTCCTGCTCGAAGCCGGACTCGGCGGCCGGGAACTCCTCGTTGGGGGAGACGAGCAGGTCGTTCAGCGATCCCGTCTTCAGGTTCATCGTGATGTTGTACAGCATACCGAGTTCCGTCCCGTCCGAGCCCATGACGGACTTTCCGGAGAGGTTCTCGGCGAGTACGTCGGTCATGAGTGGCACATTCGCGGGGAATACCTTAAACGCCACGGGGTTCGCGTCGGTCCGACCCATGTTGAAAGACTTAACTTCGGTCCACGGCTCTTTCGCCACAAGGAAGCTTCTGCCGGGGGAAACTATGTCAGATTCGGACACACGCGACCGATCCGAGGCGCTTCGCACCCCCATCGTCGCCGTGCTGGGGCACGTCGACCACGGGAAGACCAGCCTGCTCGATAAGATTCGTGGCTCGGCGGTCAGCGAGGGCGAAGCCGGCGCCATCACCCAACACATCGGCGCGACGGCCGTCCCGCTCGACACCATCTCGGGCATCGCGGGGAGTCTCGTCGACCCGGACGACTTCGACCTGCCCGGCCTGCTGTTTATCGACACGCCCGGCCACCACTCGTTCTCGACGCTCCGTTCGCGCGGCGGCGCTCTCGCCGACA
This window encodes:
- a CDS encoding LLM class flavin-dependent oxidoreductase, giving the protein MYAPSARTTGMSRGVVLPRGDVADARAVAVRCENFGYDACWTGELWGRDAFVALTAVADAVERIDLGTAIVNVFSRSPATLAAAAATLTEVAPAGVRLGIGPSTAKAIEDLHGRDYDRPVRRLHETAELIAAFTRGEGRVDYDGETVSVADFPALDADVPVYTAALGPAARRATGRVADGWLPHNVPFPELSSAFETVAETARESDRDPDDITVAPYVPAAVADDPDEARAAIRGHLAYYVGSGEGYRRAVATAFPDEANRIAEAWVDGDRDAARAAVTEEMVDALGVAGTPEGARERFAAVASLDVVDHPIVVVPDGADEATVGRTIEALAP
- a CDS encoding NOB1 family endonuclease translates to MHVLDSSAFIHEYHTSDKMASVPAVEEELEDESAYRFDAMEGAGMHIHIPADNTVETIERAAVETGDGEELSDTDVRLIAAAFELDGTLVTDDYAMQNVAEHLGVVVEAIARDGITEQRDWRFQCQGCGREFDEHRDRCPICGSDLSRKNPA
- a CDS encoding PRC-barrel domain-containing protein yields the protein MTDVLAENLSGKSVMGSDGTELGMLYNITMNLKTGSLNDLLVSPNEEFPAAESGFEQDEQGRLHVPVSHVQAVKDYIVIDR